The proteins below come from a single Necator americanus strain Aroian chromosome V, whole genome shotgun sequence genomic window:
- a CDS encoding hypothetical protein (NECATOR_CHRV.G18461.T1) → MIPTAHFIPCLLLIFSTTVGSLKCNYIETVTAETTKPEMVGLEHCKNDSACVTQVQDGWLTMGCLDSVKHWRHISLCFRVPSRETACSYNQNTRMGFSRWGTGFCCCRSEVCNQLPPEWLALSRWRFRWRVFSNFLIVTTIFSLSYFIYGISEARNVKIQEKRFVNVVLKCSNVKKTKCSLFDEQRLYTIKMGILFHLF, encoded by the exons atgaTCCCTACCGCACACTTTATTCCATGTCTTCTCTTAATATTTAGCACTACCGTGGGCTCTCTCAAGTGTAATTAT ATCGAGACAGTGACTGCAGAAACTACCAAGCCTGAAATGGTGGGATTAGAGCACTGCAAGAACGAT AGTGCCTGCGTCACACAAGTACAGGATGGTTGGCTTACTATGGGCTGCTTGGATTCAGTGAAACATTGGAGACATATTTCACTCTGCTTCAGAGTCCCCAGTCGCGAAACCGCCTGTTCCTACAATCAGAAC ACACGAATGGGTTTCAGTCGCTGGGGCACTGGATTTTGCTGCTGTCGTAGCGAAGTGTGCAACCAGCTTCCTCCTGAATGG CTCGCACTGTCACGATGGCGCTTTCGATGGAGAGTGTTCTCTAATTTTCTTATTGTGACCAcgattttctctctttcttacTTTATCTATGGGATTTCCGAGGcgagaaatgtgaaaattcaGGAGAAAAGG TTTGTTAATGTTGTACT AAAGTGCAGCAACGTAAAGAAGACAAAGTGCAGTCTGTTCGATGAACAGCGGTTGTATACCATCAAAATGG GTATTCTCTTCCACTTATTCTAA
- a CDS encoding hypothetical protein (NECATOR_CHRV.G18464.T1), producing the protein MFRREPSQEYDNGQDHFIDAISSQVDHQTVNNIIDTQRKSLRRFEKTNEMLSNCTQLSERRLERARKDASVHKETIMQMKTDLEFIFRKIRLLKSNLSTTYPQIYTEVEKQCKSRFSEDKDE; encoded by the exons ATGTTCCGACGAGAGCCTTCACAAGAATATGACAATGGCCAGGATCACTTTATTGACGCCATTTCATCGCAAGTTGATCATCAAACTGTTAATAACATAATCGACACGCAAAGGAAAAG TCTTCGGCGATTTGAGAAAACCAATGAAATGCTATCGAACTGCACTCAGCTGAGTGAACGACGCCTTGAAAGAGCACGGAAGGACGCAAGCGTACATAAGGAGACGATTATGCAG ATGAAAACAGACCTCGAGTTTATATTCAGGAAGATCCGACTTCTCAAAAGCAATCTATCAACAACATACCCACAAATATACACTGAAG TCGAAAAACAATGCAAATCGAGATTTTCCGAAGACAAAGACGAATGA
- a CDS encoding hypothetical protein (NECATOR_CHRV.G18462.T1), producing the protein MDINFCVKNIGICFIKKTCAEMEPLLDQDSGQTQEEHAETLGMNQQAISGFLKVLGLVQQQESWVSLNSSHETSNAVSSRANKCSKGKIERVSLHRILTDDEKWIHTDNPKRRKFWGQPSHASISMAILNIHGKKLMVWMWWDQLGVICHEVISFFSEDVTVPSTTVTLFSSVEKCEL; encoded by the exons ATGGACATCAATTTCTGTGTGAAGAATATAGGAATATGCTTCATCAAGAAAACAT GCGCTGAGATGGAGCCGTTATTAGACCAAGATTCAGGTCAAACTCAAGAGGAGCACGCTGAAACCTTGGGAATGAATCAGCAGGCAATTTCAGGCTTTCTCAAGGTCTTGGGTTTGGTGCAACAACAAGAAAGTTGGGTATCGTTGAACTCCAGCCACGAAACGTCGAACGCCGTTTCGTCACGTGCGAACAAATGCTCCAAAGGCAAAATCGAAAGGGTTTCTTTGCATCGAATCTTGACAGATGACGAAAAATGGATACACACCGACAACCCAAAGCGCAGGAAATTCTGGGGTCAGCCCAGCCATGCATCAATTTCAATGGCCATACTGAATATTCATGGCAAGAAGTTGATGGTGTGGATGTGGTGGGACCAGCTCGGAGTGATCTGCCATGAG GTAAtcagtttcttttctgaagaTGTTACTGTCCCCAGCACAACAGTGACACTTTTCTCATCGGTGGAAAAAT GTGAACTGTAG
- a CDS encoding hypothetical protein (NECATOR_CHRV.G18460.T1) — protein sequence MANGKVPSEGHNLLKKYTRTAHQIKYFVTDSAFPFLPHELIYSIVFFSLFNVFEFSAFIAISKTFENLAHLVLSPCFLLHLTCVSLTSTLFTIALVLVVRLTITMILYYHGWLYETVGKPPSLSTKLFMITMKVLSARARFFSFQDLLPWMMPPAVHNTVKQYLDTVRPLLSDEQFAVVKDQADEFQKSVANEIQRKLWMKWLISRNYVSDWWKEVVYMRHRNSLIYTNVACADVIYQKTTTNQAARAAYVTLNRQHFCRDIFVKNTMKPISLGIIPMCATQYSDYHRSLRVPRETSDVMIRLPDARHIAVYSKGCWYKVNIFHGKRMLRPVELQRSLQQILDLNDTPQKGEEHLAALTAGPRDLWAKIRNNKFSEGINKESLSFIENALEIVFLDDGETGYDENDPAYYDREYELALTGDGYKLWCDKPSVYSFTKNGRFISNAEHSVVDAMIYVHVREYLKYHEAFDKPYGPDGNCIGEIQVVPKPERLRWQLDSETLDAITEAYSVSKQIADDFENGHCVFTEYGKDFMKTIGVSPDAFIQMAMQLAYYKDQEKFELTYEPAVMRLYRDGRTETVRSCSMESCDFVRSMIDENESDQKRMLLLRKACDRHQAYYRNAMAGHGVDRHLFAMYVVSKYYGMSSPFLDSVFGMNYALSTSQTPQHQMSEFTKALNKERDLFWPAGGFNCPEGSNYGVCYTLGATGDLLSFHVTSWRSLEHTDARRFRNTIIESLREMRRMAENASS from the exons ATGGCGAACGGAAAAGTCCCATCCGAAGGACATAATCTACTTAAGAAGTACACACGAACAGCGCATCAAATCAAA TATTTTGTGACCGATTCCGCGTTTCCTTTTCTACCGCATGAGTTGATCTACtcgattgttttcttctcattgtTCAACGTATTCGAGTTCTCTGCTTTCATCGCCATTTCAAAGACATTTGAGAATCTCGCACACCTGGTGTTAAG CCCTTGCTTTCTTCTCCATTTGACATGTGTGTCATTGACATCCACGCTGTTCACTATTGCTCTTGTGCTAGTTGTCCGACTGACAATCACTATGATACTTTATTATCATGGATGGTTATATGAAACTGTTGGAAAACCGCCGAGTCTTTCAACAAAGCTTTTCATG ATAACGATGAAAGTACTCTCCGCTAGGGCTCGCTTCTTTTCGTTCCAAGACCTTCTACCATGGATGATGCCTCCTGCAGTACACAATACTGTCAAGCAATACCTGGATACTGTACGACCGCTGCTGAGCGATGAGCAGTTCGCTGTTGTCAAAGATCAAGCAGATGAGTTCCAAAAATCCGTTGCAAACGAGATACAACGGAAACTCTGGATGAAATGgcttatttctagaaattat GTTTCTGATTGGTggaaagaagtcgtctacatGCGTCATCGCAATTCACTAATTTATACAAACGTCGCTTGTGCAGATGTGATCTACCAA aaaacaaCCACCAACCAGGCTGCTCGAGCTGCGTACGTAACCCTAAATCGACAGCATTTCTGCAGAgatatttttgtgaagaacACCATGAAGCCG ATCTCTTTGGGTATTATACCGATGTGTGCGACACAGTACTCGGACTATCACCGATCGCTTAGGGTCCCTCGAGAAACAAGTG ATGTAATGATCCGCTTACCCGATGCTCGTCATATAGCCGTTTACTCCAAAGGGTGTTGGTACAAGGTGAAcatatttcatggaaaaaggATGCTGCGACCAGTTGAGCTGCAGAG GTCCTTACAACAAATCCTGGATCTCAACGATACACCACAAAAAGGAGAGGAACACTTAGCGGCACTCACAGCTGGCCCTAGAGATCTTTGGGCCAAAATTCGAAACAATAAGTTCTCGGAAG GAATAAACAAAGAGTCGCTGTCGTTCATTGAGAATGCCTTGGAAATTGTCTTCTTAGACGACGGAGAAACTGGTTATGACGAG AATGATCCCGCTTACTACGATAGAGAATATGAACTCGCACTCACTGGCGACGGCTACAAACTATGGTGCGACAAACCAAGCGTTTATAGTTTCACAAAAAACGGAAGG TTCATTTCCAATGCTGAGCACTCCGTCGTCGATGCGATGATTTACGTCCACGTTCGTGAATATCTCAAGTATCACGAGGCTTTTGATAAACCTTACGGACCGGATGGAAATTGTATCGGCGAAATTCAGGTGGTCCCGAAGCCGGAACGATTGCGTTGGCAATTGGATTCCGAG ACGCTGGACGCAATCACTGAGGCTTACTCTGTCTCCAAACAAATCGCCGACGATTTCGAAAATGGGCACTGTGTGTTCACCGAGTATGGGAAGGATTTCATGAAGACGATTGGCGTTTCACCCGATGCTTTCATCCAAATGGCAATGCAACTAGCATACTACAAG GATCAGGAAAAATTCGAGCTTACTTATGAGCCTGCGGTTATGCGCCTATACCGTGACGGAAGAACGGAAACTGTAAGATCATGCAGTATGGAGTCATGCGATTTCGTCCGATCAATGATTGACGAAAATGAAAGT GATCAGAAAAGGATGCTGCTTCTAAGAAAAGCCTGTGATCGTCATCAAGCCTACTACCGTAACGCAATGGCTGGGCATGGTGTCGATAGACATTTGTTCGCGATGTATGTGGTATCGAAATACTACGGGATGTCATCACCGTTCTTAGACAGTGTGTTTGGCATGAATTATGCTCTGTCGACCAGTCAG ACACCACAACATCAAATGAGCGAATTCACAAAAGCCCTTAACAAAGAGCGTGATCTATTCTGGCCGGCTGGTGGTTTCAACTGCCCGGAAGGATCAAACTATG GAGTTTGCTACACTCTCGGCGCTACAGGAGATCTTCTGAGTTTTCATGTAACATCATGGAGATCACTTGAACACACG GATGCCCGTCGCTTTCGAAACACCATAATCGAATCACTGcgagaaatgagaagaatggCTGAGAACGCATCGAGCTGA
- a CDS encoding hypothetical protein (NECATOR_CHRV.G18463.T1): MNEGTSRRTADIPQINCLFVHAEFSYQDALAERMETAAICERKRKDAATERAISLVYNNDLLMRHIISFVTNMNDRVNVELSSSRLRNISRTAMWRFRSGGHTLSLTYKTFNDYVSVEIGDVWFVLPSTTMESRTQGTTCKTAQPPKLINTLYGMAERFALEIRNIILGGVDMESRSRGVQNHQLIVTSDLLRFINDRLKNLKTISFAHCGFDGGAVAYLSSHACSLPLRISELMLDSIWFDSSRLMREFTLLLSPSLRVLHLEGFSIHNLGVELLNRIRELNTILDDFHIRLSTSTVHGLTLQDIRSFLDTSSAITHKLGIDILCSHSKRRDRFFLALRILPKLCNISELQLLVQPTNRRELEDLAHILSNLWKLPLLQKISCGDWRSYEMSIALYNGLLHCESLKAITISNIVECNPDEMATLLSGIPRQVQSLSLKHLSIIDMNLVDTCERLSSLRDLKLVKLPRISSRGILQAISLLRGLEFFYCSCPTSAVLLRSIINSGNYEHLRKITLVVTSGYPQDYEELLSKYFFNVCCSKYRSKPRWCHIEVEGRRLRP, from the exons ATGAACGAAGGCACCAGTAGGAGGACTGCTGATATTCCTCAAATCAATTGTCTCTTCGTCCATGCTGAATTTTCCTATCAAG ATGCACTCGCTGAACGTATGGAAACTGCAGCGATTTGCGAACGGAAACGCAAAGACGCTGCCACTGAAAGGGCCATTTCTTTGGTATACAATAATGATCTGCTTATGCGTCATATCATAAGCTTCGTAACGAATATGAAC gacagaGTGAATGTAGAGCTAAGTTCGTCAAGACTTCGGAACATAAGCAGGACGGCCATGTGGAGGTTTAGGTCAGGAGGTCATACCCTCTCACTAACATATAAG ACTTTTAACGATTACGTCTCGGTTGAAATTGGTGACGTTTGGTTCGTATTACCATCCACTACCATGGAAAGTAGAACACAGGGAACCACCTGTAAGACAGCCCAGCCTCCGAAGTTAA TAAACACGTTATATGGAATGGCCGAGAGGTTTGCACTAGAAATACGGAACATTATCTTGGGAGGTGTCGATATGGAAAGCCGAAGTAGAGGAGTTCAAAATCACCAG CTGATTGTGACATCGGATTTGTTACGGTTTATCAACGACAGGctcaaaaatctaaaaacgATCTCATTTGCACATTGTGGTTTTGACGGCGGAGCTGTTGCATATC TGAGTTCCCATGCATGTTCCTTGCCTCTGCGTATCAGCGAGCTCATGTTGGATAGCATTTGGTTTGACTCCAGCAGGTTAATGAGAGAGTTCACG ttATTGCTGTCACCCAGTTTACGCGTACTACACCTGGAAGGATTTTCTATTCATAATCTTGGAGTTGAGCTTCTCAATCGAATACGGGAACTAAACACGATATTGGATGACTTTCACATACGGCTCAGTACATCGACTGTTCA tggttTAACATTGCAAGATATAAGATCGTTTCTGGATACATCTTCTGCCATCACGCACAAACTCGGCATTGACATACTGTGTTCACATAGCAAAAGAAGAGACAGATTTTTCCTTGCTCTTCGAATACTTCCGAAACTTTGTAAT ATATCTGAATTACAACTCTTGGTTCAGCCAACAAATCGTCGAGAACTGGAAGATTTGGCTCATATTCTCAGTA ACCTCTGGAAACTTCCTCTTTTGCAAAAGATCTCCTGTGGTGACTGGAGAAGCTATGAAATGTCCATTGCGCTATACAACGGATTATTACATTGTGAATCACTCAAAGCAATTACTATAAG TAACATTGTGGAATGCAATCCTGATGAAATGGCGACATTGCTTTCTGGCATTCCGCGTCAAGTTCAATCACTCAGCCTCAAACATCTCTCCATAATAGACATGAATTTAGTAGACACTTGTgag CGGCTAAGTTCGCTCCGAGATCTCAAATTAGTCAAACTTCCTAGGATCTCTTCTCGTGGCATTTTACAG GCGATTTCGCTTCTCCGTGGGctcgaatttttttattgttcgtGTCCTACAAGTGCGGTATTGTTGCGATCTATCATCAACAGCGGAAATTATGAACATTTGCGGAAAATTACCTTAGTTGTCACCTCAGGATACCCACAGGATTATGAGGAATTG TtatcgaaatattttttcaatgtctGCTGTTCAAAATATCGGTCCAAGCCTCGATGGTGCCATATTGAAGTCGAAGGGCGGCGCCTACGTCCTTAA
- a CDS encoding hypothetical protein (NECATOR_CHRV.G18460.T2) — MDPEYRMANGKVPSEGHNLLKKYTRTAHQIKYFVTDSAFPFLPHELIYSIVFFSLFNVFEFSAFIAISKTFENLAHLVLSPCFLLHLTCVSLTSTLFTIALVLVVRLTITMILYYHGWLYETVGKPPSLSTKLFMITMKVLSARARFFSFQDLLPWMMPPAVHNTVKQYLDTVRPLLSDEQFAVVKDQADEFQKSVANEIQRKLWMKWLISRNYVSDWWKEVVYMRHRNSLIYTNVACADVIYQKTTTNQAARAAYVTLNRQHFCRDIFVKNTMKPISLGIIPMCATQYSDYHRSLRVPRETSDVMIRLPDARHIAVYSKGCWYKVNIFHGKRMLRPVELQRSLQQILDLNDTPQKGEEHLAALTAGPRDLWAKIRNNKFSEGINKESLSFIENALEIVFLDDGETGYDENDPAYYDREYELALTGDGYKLWCDKPSVYSFTKNGRFISNAEHSVVDAMIYVHVREYLKYHEAFDKPYGPDGNCIGEIQVVPKPERLRWQLDSETLDAITEAYSVSKQIADDFENGHCVFTEYGKDFMKTIGVSPDAFIQMAMQLAYYKDQEKFELTYEPAVMRLYRDGRTETVRSCSMESCDFVRSMIDENESDQKRMLLLRKACDRHQAYYRNAMAGHGVDRHLFAMYVVSKYYGMSSPFLDSVFGMNYALSTSQTPQHQMSEFTKALNKERDLFWPAGGFNCPEGSNYGVCYTLGATGDLLSFHVTSWRSLEHTDARRFRNTIIESLREMRRMAENASS; from the exons ATGGATCCAGAATATCG GATGGCGAACGGAAAAGTCCCATCCGAAGGACATAATCTACTTAAGAAGTACACACGAACAGCGCATCAAATCAAA TATTTTGTGACCGATTCCGCGTTTCCTTTTCTACCGCATGAGTTGATCTACtcgattgttttcttctcattgtTCAACGTATTCGAGTTCTCTGCTTTCATCGCCATTTCAAAGACATTTGAGAATCTCGCACACCTGGTGTTAAG CCCTTGCTTTCTTCTCCATTTGACATGTGTGTCATTGACATCCACGCTGTTCACTATTGCTCTTGTGCTAGTTGTCCGACTGACAATCACTATGATACTTTATTATCATGGATGGTTATATGAAACTGTTGGAAAACCGCCGAGTCTTTCAACAAAGCTTTTCATG ATAACGATGAAAGTACTCTCCGCTAGGGCTCGCTTCTTTTCGTTCCAAGACCTTCTACCATGGATGATGCCTCCTGCAGTACACAATACTGTCAAGCAATACCTGGATACTGTACGACCGCTGCTGAGCGATGAGCAGTTCGCTGTTGTCAAAGATCAAGCAGATGAGTTCCAAAAATCCGTTGCAAACGAGATACAACGGAAACTCTGGATGAAATGgcttatttctagaaattat GTTTCTGATTGGTggaaagaagtcgtctacatGCGTCATCGCAATTCACTAATTTATACAAACGTCGCTTGTGCAGATGTGATCTACCAA aaaacaaCCACCAACCAGGCTGCTCGAGCTGCGTACGTAACCCTAAATCGACAGCATTTCTGCAGAgatatttttgtgaagaacACCATGAAGCCG ATCTCTTTGGGTATTATACCGATGTGTGCGACACAGTACTCGGACTATCACCGATCGCTTAGGGTCCCTCGAGAAACAAGTG ATGTAATGATCCGCTTACCCGATGCTCGTCATATAGCCGTTTACTCCAAAGGGTGTTGGTACAAGGTGAAcatatttcatggaaaaaggATGCTGCGACCAGTTGAGCTGCAGAG GTCCTTACAACAAATCCTGGATCTCAACGATACACCACAAAAAGGAGAGGAACACTTAGCGGCACTCACAGCTGGCCCTAGAGATCTTTGGGCCAAAATTCGAAACAATAAGTTCTCGGAAG GAATAAACAAAGAGTCGCTGTCGTTCATTGAGAATGCCTTGGAAATTGTCTTCTTAGACGACGGAGAAACTGGTTATGACGAG AATGATCCCGCTTACTACGATAGAGAATATGAACTCGCACTCACTGGCGACGGCTACAAACTATGGTGCGACAAACCAAGCGTTTATAGTTTCACAAAAAACGGAAGG TTCATTTCCAATGCTGAGCACTCCGTCGTCGATGCGATGATTTACGTCCACGTTCGTGAATATCTCAAGTATCACGAGGCTTTTGATAAACCTTACGGACCGGATGGAAATTGTATCGGCGAAATTCAGGTGGTCCCGAAGCCGGAACGATTGCGTTGGCAATTGGATTCCGAG ACGCTGGACGCAATCACTGAGGCTTACTCTGTCTCCAAACAAATCGCCGACGATTTCGAAAATGGGCACTGTGTGTTCACCGAGTATGGGAAGGATTTCATGAAGACGATTGGCGTTTCACCCGATGCTTTCATCCAAATGGCAATGCAACTAGCATACTACAAG GATCAGGAAAAATTCGAGCTTACTTATGAGCCTGCGGTTATGCGCCTATACCGTGACGGAAGAACGGAAACTGTAAGATCATGCAGTATGGAGTCATGCGATTTCGTCCGATCAATGATTGACGAAAATGAAAGT GATCAGAAAAGGATGCTGCTTCTAAGAAAAGCCTGTGATCGTCATCAAGCCTACTACCGTAACGCAATGGCTGGGCATGGTGTCGATAGACATTTGTTCGCGATGTATGTGGTATCGAAATACTACGGGATGTCATCACCGTTCTTAGACAGTGTGTTTGGCATGAATTATGCTCTGTCGACCAGTCAG ACACCACAACATCAAATGAGCGAATTCACAAAAGCCCTTAACAAAGAGCGTGATCTATTCTGGCCGGCTGGTGGTTTCAACTGCCCGGAAGGATCAAACTATG GAGTTTGCTACACTCTCGGCGCTACAGGAGATCTTCTGAGTTTTCATGTAACATCATGGAGATCACTTGAACACACG GATGCCCGTCGCTTTCGAAACACCATAATCGAATCACTGcgagaaatgagaagaatggCTGAGAACGCATCGAGCTGA
- a CDS encoding hypothetical protein (NECATOR_CHRV.G18461.T2): MNWHLVSDTFERHSLKIFDFQGDLSNLTSDLVYKCSFEWKDPCQRRSSLQFAIVHVISTPPLRSSRLRQCTEFHVLLKWMKDKDTTVGSLKCNYIETVTAETTKPEMVGLEHCKNDSACVTQVQDESPVAKPPVPTIRTHEWVSVAGALDFAAVVAKCATSFLLNGSHCHDGAFDGERKGKCSNVKKTKCSLFDEQRLYTIKMGILFHLF; this comes from the exons ATGAATTGGCATTTGGTCTCTGACACTTTTGAGCGCCATTCACTAAAGATTTTTGATTTCCAGGGAG ATTTGAGCAATCTGACAAGTGATTTAGTGTACAAGTGTTCGTTTGagtg GAAGGATCCATGCCAACGCCgatcatcgttgcagttcgcgatagtTCACGTCATCTCCACTCCGCCGCTTCGATCCAGTCGCTTACGTCagtgcaccgagtttcatgtccttttaaaatggatgaaggataaaga CACTACCGTGGGCTCTCTCAAGTGTAATTAT ATCGAGACAGTGACTGCAGAAACTACCAAGCCTGAAATGGTGGGATTAGAGCACTGCAAGAACGAT AGTGCCTGCGTCACACAAGTACAGGATG AGTCCCCAGTCGCGAAACCGCCTGTTCCTACAATCAGAAC ACACGAATGGGTTTCAGTCGCTGGGGCACTGGATTTTGCTGCTGTCGTAGCGAAGTGTGCAACCAGCTTCCTCCTGAATGG CTCGCACTGTCACGATGGCGCTTTCGATGGAGA GAGAAAAGG AAAGTGCAGCAACGTAAAGAAGACAAAGTGCAGTCTGTTCGATGAACAGCGGTTGTATACCATCAAAATGG GTATTCTCTTCCACTTATTCTAA
- a CDS encoding hypothetical protein (NECATOR_CHRV.G18463.T2) — MNEGTSRRTADIPQINCLFVHAEFSYQDALAERMETAAICERKRKDAATERAISLVYNNDLLMRHIISFVTNMNDRVNVELSSSRLRNISRTAMWRFRSGGHTLSLTYKTFNDYVSVEIGDVWFVLPSTTMESRTQGTTCKTAQPPKLINTLYGMAERFALEIRNIILGGVDMESRSRGVQNHQLIVTSDLLRFINDRLKNLKTISFAHCGFDGGAVAYLSSHACSLPLRISELMLDSIWFDSSRLMREFTLLLSPSLRVLHLEGFSIHNLGVELLNRIRELNTILDDFHIRLSTSTVHGLTLQDIRSFLDTSSAITHKLGIDILCSHSKRRDRFFLALRILPKLCNISELQLLVQPTNRRELEDLAHILSNLWKLPLLQKISCGDWRSYEMSIALYNGLLHCESLKAITISNIVECNPDEMATLLSGIPRQVQSLSLKHLSIIDMNLVDTCERLSSLRDLKLVKLPRISSRGILQAISLLRGLEFFYCSCPTSAVLLRSIINSGNYEHLRKITLVVTSGYPQDYEELLSKYFFNVCCSKYRRRAAPTSLNANKNWIPFLPVNLIFCDR, encoded by the exons ATGAACGAAGGCACCAGTAGGAGGACTGCTGATATTCCTCAAATCAATTGTCTCTTCGTCCATGCTGAATTTTCCTATCAAG ATGCACTCGCTGAACGTATGGAAACTGCAGCGATTTGCGAACGGAAACGCAAAGACGCTGCCACTGAAAGGGCCATTTCTTTGGTATACAATAATGATCTGCTTATGCGTCATATCATAAGCTTCGTAACGAATATGAAC gacagaGTGAATGTAGAGCTAAGTTCGTCAAGACTTCGGAACATAAGCAGGACGGCCATGTGGAGGTTTAGGTCAGGAGGTCATACCCTCTCACTAACATATAAG ACTTTTAACGATTACGTCTCGGTTGAAATTGGTGACGTTTGGTTCGTATTACCATCCACTACCATGGAAAGTAGAACACAGGGAACCACCTGTAAGACAGCCCAGCCTCCGAAGTTAA TAAACACGTTATATGGAATGGCCGAGAGGTTTGCACTAGAAATACGGAACATTATCTTGGGAGGTGTCGATATGGAAAGCCGAAGTAGAGGAGTTCAAAATCACCAG CTGATTGTGACATCGGATTTGTTACGGTTTATCAACGACAGGctcaaaaatctaaaaacgATCTCATTTGCACATTGTGGTTTTGACGGCGGAGCTGTTGCATATC TGAGTTCCCATGCATGTTCCTTGCCTCTGCGTATCAGCGAGCTCATGTTGGATAGCATTTGGTTTGACTCCAGCAGGTTAATGAGAGAGTTCACG ttATTGCTGTCACCCAGTTTACGCGTACTACACCTGGAAGGATTTTCTATTCATAATCTTGGAGTTGAGCTTCTCAATCGAATACGGGAACTAAACACGATATTGGATGACTTTCACATACGGCTCAGTACATCGACTGTTCA tggttTAACATTGCAAGATATAAGATCGTTTCTGGATACATCTTCTGCCATCACGCACAAACTCGGCATTGACATACTGTGTTCACATAGCAAAAGAAGAGACAGATTTTTCCTTGCTCTTCGAATACTTCCGAAACTTTGTAAT ATATCTGAATTACAACTCTTGGTTCAGCCAACAAATCGTCGAGAACTGGAAGATTTGGCTCATATTCTCAGTA ACCTCTGGAAACTTCCTCTTTTGCAAAAGATCTCCTGTGGTGACTGGAGAAGCTATGAAATGTCCATTGCGCTATACAACGGATTATTACATTGTGAATCACTCAAAGCAATTACTATAAG TAACATTGTGGAATGCAATCCTGATGAAATGGCGACATTGCTTTCTGGCATTCCGCGTCAAGTTCAATCACTCAGCCTCAAACATCTCTCCATAATAGACATGAATTTAGTAGACACTTGTgag CGGCTAAGTTCGCTCCGAGATCTCAAATTAGTCAAACTTCCTAGGATCTCTTCTCGTGGCATTTTACAG GCGATTTCGCTTCTCCGTGGGctcgaatttttttattgttcgtGTCCTACAAGTGCGGTATTGTTGCGATCTATCATCAACAGCGGAAATTATGAACATTTGCGGAAAATTACCTTAGTTGTCACCTCAGGATACCCACAGGATTATGAGGAATTG TtatcgaaatattttttcaatgtctGCTGTTCAAAATATCG TCGAAGGGCGGCGCCTACGTCCTTAAATGCCAACAAGAATTGGATACCATTCCTGCCtgtgaatttgattttttgtgaCAG GTGA